The genomic window GACAGTCCTGCTGCCGGTTGGTGCTCCTATTCCTGGTCACCTGATGGCAAAATGATCGCTTACGCAGATGGATCGAGAATCAAGATTGTGGATATGCCTTCAAAGCTATAAACGTAGAGTTTACTGGACACATGACACTAAATTACCAACATTCGGAAATTGCTCTTGTTTTTTGCTAATGGTCATTTAGCTATCGAGCTATTTCTACTTTAAGAAATATTATCTCCTAACACCTGAACTGCGGAATCGCGTAGCTCAGTTCCAATACTTCCTATCCAAACTCCTATACTGCACAGCCTCAGCAATATGCTCGACCCGGATGTCATCGGAGCAGGCGAGGTCGGCTATGGTGCGGGAGAGTTTGAGGATTCGGTCATATGCGCGAGCCGAAAGGTGAAGCTGTTCTATAGCTTGTTTAAGCATGTTTTCAGCATCTTGATTGAGTTTGCAGTGCTGCTTCATGTGCCGTGGGGTCATATGGGCATTGCAGAATATTTTGGTGCCTGCAAACCGCCTGTTTTGTATTATACGAGACGCCTTAACCCTGGCACGTATGCTTGCGGATGGTTCGCCAGGAGCTTTGCTTATCAGTTCGTTCTGCTTCAGGCGTGGAACCTCGACGTGGATATCGATTCTGTCGAGCATTGGACCGGAGATTCGCTGAAGATA from bacterium includes these protein-coding regions:
- a CDS encoding ATP-binding protein, producing the protein YLQRISGPMLDRIDIHVEVPRLKQNELISKAPGEPSASIRARVKASRIIQNRRFAGTKIFCNAHMTPRHMKQHCKLNQDAENMLKQAIEQLHLSARAYDRILKLSRTIADLACSDDIRVEHIAEAVQYRSLDRKYWN